Proteins from a single region of Butyrivibrio fibrisolvens:
- a CDS encoding YccF domain-containing protein: MNFIGNLIWIICGGLFSAIGWWLAGILWCITIVGIPVGLQCFKMSSLSLNPFGKEVIDEGGAVSCLLNIIWFFASGLELAIGNFVIGCVLCVTIIGIPFGMQFFKIARLALFPFGARIVKITY; this comes from the coding sequence ATGAATTTCATCGGAAACTTAATTTGGATAATATGCGGTGGCTTATTTAGTGCTATAGGATGGTGGCTGGCAGGTATTCTTTGGTGCATCACAATAGTTGGAATTCCTGTCGGTCTGCAATGCTTTAAAATGTCATCATTATCACTAAATCCATTTGGAAAAGAAGTGATAGATGAGGGCGGAGCAGTATCTTGCCTATTAAACATTATCTGGTTCTTTGCATCTGGATTAGAACTTGCTATTGGGAATTTTGTTATTGGATGCGTTCTTTGCGTTACGATTATTGGAATTCCTTTCGGAATGCAGTTTTTCAAGATTGCTAGATTAGCACTTTTTCCCTTTGGGGCGAGAATAGTGAAGATAACATATTAA